A single region of the Thioalkalivibrio nitratireducens DSM 14787 genome encodes:
- the ftsY gene encoding signal recognition particle-docking protein FtsY, whose protein sequence is MFGFRKKDPAPPADAPSRAGLFDRLRKGLAKTGRVLNTDIGELFRRKIDDSLFEELEERLLLADVGVDATQRIMDRITRAVKRGELKDGDALLQALEQAMTEILEPVQKPLRIEPPPGKPFSILVVGINGAGKTTTIGKLAHHLQADGFSVLLAAGDTFRAAAVEQLQTWGERNRVPVIAQGTGADSASVVFDALQAAQSRRIEVMIADTAGRLHTQHNLMDEIRKVRRVMGRLDPDAPNEVLMVVDGGTGQNAINQVRQFHEALGVTGLVVTKLDGTAKGGVLFALAEQMGIPVRFIGVGEKAEDLQLFDARAFVRALLNRGDD, encoded by the coding sequence ATGTTCGGTTTCCGAAAAAAAGACCCTGCCCCACCGGCGGACGCCCCGAGCCGCGCCGGCCTGTTCGATCGCCTGCGCAAGGGTCTCGCGAAGACCGGCCGGGTCCTGAACACCGATATCGGCGAACTGTTCCGCCGCAAGATCGACGACAGCCTGTTCGAGGAACTCGAGGAGCGGCTGCTGCTCGCGGACGTCGGCGTCGACGCGACCCAGCGCATCATGGACCGGATCACGCGCGCAGTGAAGCGCGGCGAACTCAAGGACGGCGATGCGCTGCTGCAGGCGCTGGAACAGGCGATGACCGAGATTCTGGAGCCGGTCCAGAAACCGCTGCGCATCGAGCCCCCCCCGGGGAAGCCGTTCTCGATCCTGGTCGTCGGCATCAACGGCGCCGGCAAGACCACGACCATCGGCAAGCTGGCCCATCACCTGCAGGCCGACGGCTTTTCCGTGCTGCTGGCCGCCGGCGACACCTTCCGCGCGGCTGCGGTGGAACAACTGCAGACCTGGGGCGAGCGCAACCGGGTGCCAGTGATCGCGCAGGGCACCGGGGCCGATTCCGCGTCGGTCGTCTTCGACGCGCTGCAGGCCGCCCAGTCCCGCCGCATCGAGGTGATGATCGCCGACACCGCCGGGCGCCTGCACACCCAGCACAACCTGATGGACGAAATCCGCAAGGTGCGCCGGGTGATGGGCCGGCTCGACCCGGACGCGCCGAACGAGGTGCTGATGGTCGTCGACGGCGGCACCGGCCAGAACGCGATCAACCAGGTGCGCCAGTTCCACGAGGCGCTGGGCGTCACCGGGCTCGTGGTCACCAAGCTCGACGGCACCGCGAAAGGCGGTGTGCTGTTCGCGCTGGCCGAACAAATGGGGATCCCGGTCCGCTTCATCGGTGTCGGCGAGAAGGCCGAGGATCTCCAGCTTTTCGACGCACGTGCATTCGTCCG
- a CDS encoding M16 family metallopeptidase, whose amino-acid sequence MMRRLFEALSGALLVFALVPGATAAQVVEHRLENGLTVLVQQDSRAPVVTHQVWYRVGSMDEHSGITGISHMLEHMMFKGSEQYPPGEFSRIVSRLGGQENAFTGRDYTGYFQVLGNEHWDKVMAMEAERMRALQLAEEEFRPERRVVIEERRLRTEDRPNSLLHEQFMATAFFNHPYGHPIIGWMTDIDAYTLDDLQAWYDSWYAPNNAVVVVVGDVDPDAVIAAAERHFGDIPARELPARKPRIETPQRGERRVTLQAPAELPYLLMGWKTPVLKTLDDPADAYALIVAAGVLDSGDASRFARGLVRGREIASSTSARYSPFSRLNSLFTVAAVPAGGTDIDALEAALLAEIERLKEDPIEDSELQRVQARVIASEIFQKDSIRAQAFELGMLQTVGLGWQVAEEYVDRIRAVTAEDVQRVAREYLAPERRTVGVLDPLPIGGEA is encoded by the coding sequence ATGATGAGACGGCTATTCGAGGCACTGTCCGGTGCCCTGCTGGTATTTGCGCTCGTTCCAGGTGCTACGGCCGCGCAGGTGGTCGAACACCGGCTGGAAAACGGTCTGACCGTGCTGGTTCAGCAGGACTCGCGGGCCCCGGTGGTGACCCACCAGGTATGGTACCGGGTCGGGTCGATGGACGAGCACAGCGGCATCACCGGCATCTCCCACATGCTCGAGCACATGATGTTCAAGGGCAGCGAACAGTATCCGCCCGGCGAGTTCTCGCGCATCGTGTCACGGCTGGGGGGGCAGGAGAACGCGTTCACCGGGCGCGATTACACCGGCTATTTCCAGGTGCTCGGGAACGAACACTGGGACAAGGTGATGGCGATGGAGGCCGAGCGCATGCGTGCATTGCAGCTCGCCGAGGAGGAATTCCGGCCCGAGCGGCGCGTCGTGATCGAGGAACGCCGGCTCAGGACCGAGGACCGCCCGAACTCGCTGCTCCACGAGCAGTTCATGGCGACCGCGTTTTTCAATCATCCCTACGGTCACCCGATCATCGGCTGGATGACCGATATCGACGCGTATACGCTCGACGATCTGCAGGCGTGGTACGACTCGTGGTACGCGCCGAACAACGCGGTCGTGGTCGTCGTCGGCGATGTCGATCCCGACGCGGTGATCGCCGCGGCCGAGCGCCATTTCGGCGACATTCCGGCGCGCGAACTGCCGGCGCGCAAGCCCCGGATCGAGACCCCGCAGCGGGGCGAGCGCCGGGTCACGTTACAGGCGCCGGCGGAACTGCCCTACCTGCTGATGGGTTGGAAGACGCCGGTGCTGAAGACGCTCGACGACCCCGCCGACGCCTACGCGCTGATCGTCGCCGCCGGCGTGCTCGACTCCGGCGACGCGTCGCGCTTTGCGCGCGGGCTGGTGCGCGGCCGGGAAATCGCCAGCAGCACTTCGGCGCGCTACAGCCCGTTCAGCCGGCTGAATTCGCTGTTCACCGTCGCGGCCGTGCCGGCCGGGGGGACCGACATCGACGCCCTCGAGGCGGCGCTGCTGGCTGAAATCGAGCGGTTGAAGGAAGATCCGATCGAGGATTCCGAACTGCAGCGCGTGCAGGCGCGGGTGATTGCCTCGGAGATCTTCCAGAAGGACTCGATCCGGGCACAGGCATTCGAGTTGGGGATGCTGCAGACCGTCGGGCTGGGCTGGCAGGTCGCCGAGGAATACGTCGACCGTATCCGGGCGGTCACCGCCGAGGACGTGCAGCGCGTCGCGCGCGAGTATCTGGCCCCGGAGCGTCGCACCGTCGGCGTGCTGGACCCGCTGCCGATCGGGGGTGAGGCATGA
- a CDS encoding M16 family metallopeptidase yields the protein MSRRTWIAAPATGRRLRWPGLGLFAALALWFAPALQGVEIERWDAAGGMRVLYAPAAGLPMVDVRLTFDAGAARDGDRHGLARLTNEALTYGTEAMDADALAERFESVGARFSTSAARDMGIVTLRTLTEPDWMAEAIDTLTELLAAPAFPEDDLARGRRQLLQALQRERQEPGSVASRRFYQLMYPGHPYANPTLGDEATLPTLTRDEVDAFFREYYTAGNAVLALTGAISRDEAEALADRIAAALPQGERAPELPPVPQLEGPVTERIAFPSEQAHIFIGAPALRRDDPDYYALTVANHVLGGGGFTSRLFDEVRTRRGLAYSVYSAYRPMAAEGPFLIGMQTGRDQTDEAIEVLREELLRYHRDGITPDELEASQANITGSFPLRLASNSDIVQNLGMLGFYDLPLDYLSGHNERIDAVTVEDVHQALQRRLRPDALVTVVVGGED from the coding sequence ATGAGCCGCCGTACATGGATCGCCGCGCCCGCTACGGGGCGCCGCCTGCGATGGCCGGGTCTCGGCCTGTTCGCTGCCCTCGCGCTGTGGTTCGCCCCCGCGCTTCAGGGGGTCGAGATCGAGCGTTGGGACGCCGCCGGCGGGATGCGCGTGCTCTACGCGCCCGCCGCCGGCCTGCCGATGGTCGACGTCCGGCTGACCTTCGACGCCGGCGCTGCGCGGGACGGAGACCGCCACGGGCTTGCCCGCCTGACCAACGAGGCGCTGACCTACGGAACGGAGGCGATGGATGCCGACGCGCTGGCCGAGCGCTTCGAGTCGGTCGGTGCCCGCTTCAGCACCAGCGCGGCTCGGGACATGGGCATCGTGACCCTGCGCACGCTGACCGAGCCGGACTGGATGGCCGAGGCGATCGATACCCTGACCGAACTGCTGGCGGCACCCGCGTTCCCGGAGGACGATCTGGCGCGCGGGCGCAGGCAGCTGCTGCAGGCGCTGCAGCGCGAGCGCCAGGAGCCGGGATCGGTGGCCAGCCGCCGTTTCTACCAGCTGATGTACCCCGGCCACCCGTACGCCAACCCGACGCTCGGCGACGAGGCCACGTTGCCGACGCTGACCCGCGACGAAGTCGACGCCTTCTTCCGCGAGTACTACACCGCCGGCAACGCGGTGCTGGCGCTGACCGGGGCGATCAGCCGCGACGAGGCCGAGGCGCTGGCCGACCGCATCGCCGCGGCGCTGCCGCAGGGCGAGCGCGCGCCGGAACTGCCCCCGGTTCCGCAGCTCGAGGGTCCGGTGACCGAGCGTATCGCGTTCCCGTCGGAGCAGGCGCACATCTTCATCGGTGCCCCGGCACTGCGGCGCGACGACCCCGACTACTACGCGCTGACTGTCGCGAACCACGTGCTGGGTGGCGGCGGCTTCACCTCCCGGCTCTTCGACGAGGTCCGTACCCGCCGCGGGCTCGCGTATTCGGTCTACAGCGCCTATCGGCCAATGGCGGCCGAGGGCCCGTTCCTGATCGGAATGCAGACCGGCCGGGACCAGACCGACGAGGCCATTGAGGTGCTGCGCGAGGAGCTGCTGCGCTACCACCGCGATGGGATCACGCCAGACGAGCTCGAGGCCTCCCAGGCCAATATCACCGGCAGTTTCCCGCTGCGGCTGGCATCGAACAGCGACATCGTGCAGAACCTGGGCATGCTCGGGTTCTACGACCTGCCGCTGGACTACCTGAGCGGCCACAATGAGCGCATCGACGCGGTGACGGTGGAGGATGTGCATCAGGCGCTGCAGCGCCGCCTGCGCCCGGACGCGCTGGTCACGGTCGTGGTCGGCGGCGAGGACTGA
- the rsmD gene encoding 16S rRNA (guanine(966)-N(2))-methyltransferase RsmD codes for MPSGLRPSADAQRETLFNWLQPEIPGAAVLDLFAGTGALGLEAASRGARFVLLVERNPVALRQLRDSVALLAADQVGVHPGDAQRLLEQGCQAAGGTPFDLVFLDPPFGAGRVGPALRALREGGWLAPRALVYVEQEAALPAPEGWEVLRERVSGQARGLLLRVPGG; via the coding sequence GTGCCGTCCGGGTTGCGGCCCAGCGCCGACGCGCAGCGCGAGACCCTGTTCAACTGGCTGCAGCCGGAGATTCCCGGCGCCGCGGTGCTGGACCTGTTCGCCGGCACCGGGGCGCTGGGGCTCGAGGCTGCGTCGCGCGGCGCCCGATTCGTGCTGCTGGTCGAGCGGAATCCGGTCGCGCTGCGCCAGTTGCGTGACAGCGTGGCGCTGCTCGCTGCCGATCAGGTGGGCGTGCATCCGGGCGATGCCCAACGGCTGCTGGAGCAGGGCTGCCAGGCGGCCGGCGGAACGCCGTTCGACCTCGTGTTCCTGGACCCGCCGTTCGGCGCGGGCCGGGTGGGCCCGGCATTGCGGGCGTTGCGGGAGGGCGGCTGGCTGGCACCGCGGGCGCTGGTGTATGTGGAACAGGAGGCGGCACTGCCTGCCCCGGAAGGCTGGGAGGTCCTGCGCGAACGCGTGAGCGGCCAGGCCCGGGGGCTGCTGTTGCGGGTGCCAGGGGGCTGA
- a CDS encoding sodium:solute symporter family protein, with product MRVQETAILDPGQAWLLIALFTALYVGLGWYFGRRDKELDQFVLAGRKVGLAVGTATAMATWVTSNTTMMAPQLAYQMGIWGMIGYSLGSVGLLLFAPLARRIRTLMPHGYTSGDFVRLRYGHLAWRIFLAISLFYSLGWLVSLGMAGGVLTHALSGIPYWQGMTVILAACVAYTLIGGFRAVIGTDFIQSILILVGLVVLAWLVIGGIGFDEIHFSLELERPELLALLMPAAIMFLFNNLLFGIGEIFHSNVWWTRAYSFREGVGMWAYLLAGLFWAPIPIVAGFIALAGPALGANIPAADMVGPIVASELLGVAGAVIVLVMVFAALASSLDSLLAATAMLVVRDIYHRHFRPMASAAHLRSATKVTILLLGVLAWLLCLPRITTLAELLHFTGAFVASTIWPIAAGLYWRRTNRLGASAAMVLGSAAGITAYFQVGFYVGALVGAAVSMVIVLLTTWLRPQDFDWERLREPPPDNGRGN from the coding sequence ATGAGGGTCCAGGAAACCGCCATCCTCGATCCCGGCCAGGCCTGGTTGCTGATCGCGCTGTTCACCGCGCTCTACGTCGGCCTGGGCTGGTATTTCGGCCGGCGCGACAAGGAGCTCGACCAGTTCGTGCTCGCGGGGCGCAAGGTTGGGCTCGCGGTCGGCACCGCGACCGCGATGGCGACCTGGGTGACCAGCAACACCACGATGATGGCGCCGCAGCTCGCGTACCAGATGGGCATCTGGGGCATGATCGGCTATTCGCTCGGGTCGGTCGGCCTGCTGCTGTTCGCGCCGCTGGCCCGGCGCATCCGCACGCTGATGCCCCACGGCTACACCAGCGGCGACTTCGTGCGCCTGCGCTACGGGCACCTCGCCTGGCGCATCTTCCTGGCCATCTCGCTGTTCTACAGCCTCGGCTGGCTGGTCAGTCTGGGCATGGCCGGCGGCGTGCTGACGCACGCGCTTTCCGGCATTCCCTACTGGCAGGGAATGACGGTGATCCTCGCCGCCTGCGTGGCCTACACGCTGATCGGCGGGTTCCGGGCGGTCATCGGCACCGACTTCATCCAGTCGATTCTGATCCTGGTCGGGCTGGTCGTGCTGGCATGGCTGGTGATCGGCGGGATCGGTTTCGATGAGATCCACTTCAGTCTGGAACTCGAGCGCCCCGAGCTGCTGGCTTTGCTGATGCCGGCGGCGATCATGTTCCTGTTCAACAACCTGTTGTTCGGGATCGGCGAGATCTTCCACTCGAATGTCTGGTGGACCCGCGCCTACTCGTTCCGGGAAGGCGTCGGCATGTGGGCCTACCTGCTCGCGGGGCTGTTCTGGGCGCCGATTCCGATCGTCGCCGGGTTCATTGCGCTGGCGGGGCCGGCGCTCGGGGCGAACATCCCGGCCGCGGACATGGTCGGGCCGATCGTCGCCTCGGAACTGCTCGGCGTCGCGGGTGCGGTGATCGTGCTGGTGATGGTGTTCGCGGCGCTCGCGTCCAGCCTCGACTCGCTGCTCGCGGCAACCGCGATGCTCGTCGTCCGGGACATCTACCATCGGCATTTCCGCCCGATGGCGTCGGCGGCGCACCTGCGCAGCGCGACCAAGGTCACGATCCTGCTGCTCGGCGTGCTCGCCTGGCTGCTCTGCCTGCCGCGGATCACCACGCTCGCCGAACTGCTGCACTTCACCGGGGCCTTCGTGGCCAGCACCATCTGGCCGATCGCAGCCGGGCTGTACTGGCGGCGGACGAACCGTCTCGGGGCTTCCGCGGCGATGGTGCTCGGGAGCGCGGCCGGAATCACCGCCTACTTCCAGGTCGGCTTCTATGTCGGGGCATTGGTGGGGGCTGCGGTATCGATGGTGATCGTGCTGTTGACCACCTGGCTCCGACCCCAGGACTTCGACTGGGAGCGGCTCCGCGAGCCGCCCCCGGACAACGGACGGGGAAACTGA
- the narL gene encoding two-component system response regulator NarL, which produces MVSGKRSSVFGAWHEGSRSPAQEGGWQSLSRRSAPARALIVDDHPLFRRGARDLMEASGSFQVVGEAGSGSEGLDLALELGPDLVVLDLRLPDLDGPAALIRMREAGVQARVAIVTVSDDPEDLTTALRAGADGYLLKSTAPDCLLAQLRRIAAGHTVLGDGLGESLAQAIRTDRRCEALDRVGLTDREREILEQIALGLSNKEIARQLGIADSTVKVHVKHLLKKLSLNSRVEAALWCIQQGRHRDSAAARSGTGVPQRAKPVEPPRVPMAEHQDRRQG; this is translated from the coding sequence ATGGTTTCTGGCAAGCGCAGCTCCGTTTTCGGTGCCTGGCACGAGGGATCGCGTTCCCCTGCGCAGGAGGGCGGCTGGCAATCCCTGTCCCGGCGGTCCGCCCCAGCGCGCGCGCTGATCGTCGACGATCACCCGCTGTTCCGCAGGGGCGCCCGGGATCTGATGGAGGCTAGCGGATCATTCCAGGTCGTCGGCGAGGCGGGTTCTGGCAGCGAGGGTCTCGACCTGGCGCTGGAGCTCGGGCCGGACCTGGTGGTGCTGGACTTGAGGCTGCCGGACCTGGACGGGCCGGCGGCACTGATCCGCATGCGCGAGGCCGGCGTGCAGGCGCGGGTCGCGATCGTCACCGTGTCCGACGACCCGGAGGATCTGACCACTGCGCTGCGGGCGGGTGCCGACGGCTACCTTCTGAAGAGCACCGCACCGGATTGCCTGTTGGCGCAACTGCGCCGGATCGCGGCCGGGCACACGGTGCTGGGCGACGGACTGGGCGAATCGCTGGCGCAGGCGATCCGTACGGACCGCCGCTGCGAGGCGCTGGACCGGGTAGGACTGACAGACCGCGAACGGGAGATTCTCGAGCAGATTGCGCTTGGTCTGAGCAACAAGGAGATCGCGCGCCAGCTCGGAATCGCCGATTCAACCGTGAAGGTGCACGTGAAACACCTGCTGAAGAAGCTGAGCCTGAACTCCCGTGTAGAGGCCGCGCTGTGGTGCATTCAGCAGGGCCGCCATCGCGATTCGGCCGCCGCACGTTCCGGGACCGGCGTCCCGCAGCGGGCGAAGCCCGTAGAACCGCCGCGGGTCCCGATGGCGGAACACCAGGATCGGCGCCAGGGGTAG
- a CDS encoding MFS transporter — protein sequence MTRTWPIALGIYVLMLPVTAMVPLLYPLTEGRYPGLSDLERHLFMSAHMAGALLFAVVAGLLSDRLGVRKRLIVPALFVNGGVLLLMAWPWPYGMQLLLRFIEGCAHITVLSLAMTLAADRAPRGREGGAMGLVGGALSLGVASGAVLGGYVGAETPEAVFFLGGGLMLAAGLAGVWILRDAPLRQAPQRLGQMLRLALQRRALLVPYAFTFVDRLTVGFIISTVSLYFATVLGFDPTRIGLSMAAFLLPFALLTYPAGLLCQRRDPVVLMAVGSLLYGLFLAGLGFASAQAVVLVMALGGVVAAMMFAPSLVLVTRLADPAQRATAMGGFHLAGSLGFMLGPLVGVAAVALLRALGHEPWPGVFLLVGALEALCVLVCMPWLLRLHRAGVVAPASGRTQAG from the coding sequence ATGACCAGGACCTGGCCCATTGCGCTGGGCATCTACGTCTTGATGCTGCCGGTCACCGCGATGGTGCCCCTGCTGTATCCGTTGACCGAGGGTCGCTACCCCGGACTGTCGGACCTAGAGCGGCACCTGTTCATGTCCGCGCATATGGCGGGGGCGCTGCTGTTCGCGGTCGTCGCGGGTCTGCTGTCCGACCGGCTCGGCGTGCGCAAGCGGCTGATCGTGCCGGCGCTGTTCGTGAACGGCGGCGTGCTGCTGCTGATGGCGTGGCCCTGGCCCTACGGGATGCAGCTCCTGCTGCGGTTCATCGAGGGCTGTGCCCACATTACCGTGTTGAGCCTGGCGATGACGCTGGCGGCCGACCGGGCCCCGCGCGGCCGCGAGGGCGGTGCGATGGGGCTGGTCGGCGGGGCGCTGAGCCTGGGCGTGGCCAGCGGGGCGGTGCTCGGCGGGTATGTCGGTGCCGAGACGCCGGAAGCGGTCTTCTTCTTGGGCGGGGGGCTGATGCTCGCGGCCGGGCTGGCCGGCGTGTGGATCCTGCGCGATGCGCCGTTGCGGCAGGCCCCGCAGCGCCTGGGGCAGATGCTGCGGCTGGCACTGCAACGGCGCGCGCTCTTGGTGCCCTATGCGTTCACGTTCGTCGATCGCCTGACGGTCGGCTTCATCATCTCCACCGTATCGCTGTATTTCGCCACCGTTCTCGGGTTCGACCCGACGCGCATCGGGTTGTCGATGGCCGCGTTCCTGCTGCCGTTCGCGCTGCTGACCTATCCCGCAGGGTTGCTGTGCCAGCGTCGGGATCCGGTGGTGCTGATGGCAGTGGGCAGTCTGCTCTACGGCCTGTTCCTGGCCGGGTTGGGGTTCGCGTCCGCACAGGCCGTGGTGCTGGTGATGGCGCTGGGGGGCGTGGTGGCCGCGATGATGTTCGCGCCGTCGCTGGTGTTGGTCACCCGCCTGGCCGATCCCGCACAGCGGGCGACCGCGATGGGCGGGTTCCATCTCGCCGGCTCGCTCGGCTTCATGCTGGGGCCGCTGGTGGGAGTGGCGGCCGTCGCGCTGCTGCGTGCACTGGGACACGAGCCCTGGCCCGGAGTCTTCCTGCTGGTCGGCGCACTGGAGGCGTTGTGCGTGCTGGTCTGCATGCCCTGGCTGCTGCGTCTGCATCGCGCGGGGGTGGTGGCCCCGGCATCGGGCCGGACGCAGGCCGGCTGA
- a CDS encoding nitrous oxide-stimulated promoter family protein, giving the protein MTGELPSTPRLRREYRTIESMLRIWCADRHGAVGRTSGLCAECMELLAYAGQRLVKCPYGEEKPTCAKCPVHCYKRAQREQVRQVMRYAGPRMLWRHPWQALLHMLDKFRRVEHPLTRRRRKHRADG; this is encoded by the coding sequence GTGACCGGAGAGCTGCCGTCGACGCCGCGTCTGCGGCGTGAGTACCGTACCATCGAGAGCATGCTGCGGATCTGGTGTGCCGACCGTCATGGCGCGGTTGGCCGCACCAGTGGCCTGTGTGCCGAGTGCATGGAACTGCTCGCCTATGCGGGGCAGCGGCTGGTCAAGTGCCCGTATGGCGAGGAGAAGCCGACGTGTGCGAAATGCCCGGTGCACTGCTACAAGCGCGCGCAGCGGGAGCAGGTGCGGCAGGTTATGCGCTACGCGGGCCCGCGGATGCTGTGGCGCCACCCCTGGCAGGCACTGCTGCACATGCTGGACAAATTCCGGCGCGTCGAACACCCGCTGACCCGGCGCCGCCGCAAGCACCGCGCCGACGGTTGA
- a CDS encoding large Ala/Glu-rich protein, with protein sequence MDFAVLLHPEVVIVSILLALIGAVLGFALGRGLEARRAEETLQATNNAHSRTVADLEADYAETLHRLRESHSEERDRLKTEHAREIDTLRSEHSTEIQRITEEHDGLVQQLNDANIANVKELRSDYERQLAQLREQHETTVHELNEQHAAETRQARAEMERNMQILRDEHGRALEALRDEQQANLQTLKGEYAQAAAALRSEQKGLRERQAAEAQQKLDELRATKDAEIQRLEARIRQLEDAAAGMHDENRTLQETIRELNESIKEAKRNNTFSLSKSGERLIRVIRSVQELANELDETSRAVTNGEYSFFDAIQDRRDRETILKLAGEDRRVVDGQELRPGQTIDPEAEPETEPAPAGDNESKPAS encoded by the coding sequence ATGGATTTCGCGGTCTTGCTCCACCCCGAGGTGGTCATCGTTTCCATCCTGCTGGCGTTGATCGGCGCGGTGCTGGGCTTCGCACTCGGCAGGGGCCTGGAGGCGCGCCGGGCCGAAGAAACGCTGCAGGCGACGAACAACGCCCATTCCCGGACCGTAGCCGATCTGGAGGCCGACTACGCGGAGACCCTCCACCGGCTGCGCGAAAGCCACAGCGAGGAACGGGACCGGCTGAAGACCGAACACGCCCGCGAGATCGACACGCTCAGGTCCGAACACAGCACCGAGATCCAGCGTATCACCGAGGAGCACGATGGCCTCGTGCAGCAGCTGAACGACGCGAACATCGCCAACGTGAAGGAACTGCGCAGCGACTATGAGAGGCAGCTCGCGCAGTTGCGCGAGCAGCACGAAACCACGGTCCACGAACTGAACGAGCAACATGCCGCCGAAACCCGGCAGGCCCGGGCCGAGATGGAACGGAACATGCAAATTCTCCGCGACGAACATGGACGCGCGCTAGAGGCCCTGCGTGACGAGCAGCAGGCGAACCTGCAGACGCTGAAGGGCGAATATGCCCAGGCCGCGGCGGCGCTGCGCAGCGAGCAGAAAGGGCTCCGCGAACGGCAGGCGGCCGAGGCCCAGCAGAAGCTCGACGAACTGCGGGCCACGAAAGACGCCGAGATCCAGCGGCTGGAGGCCAGGATCCGGCAGCTCGAGGATGCCGCGGCCGGCATGCACGACGAGAACCGCACCTTGCAGGAGACCATCCGCGAGCTCAACGAGAGCATCAAGGAAGCCAAACGCAACAACACCTTCTCGCTCTCCAAGTCCGGCGAACGCCTGATCCGGGTGATCCGGAGCGTCCAGGAACTCGCCAACGAGCTGGACGAGACGTCGCGCGCGGTGACCAACGGCGAGTATTCCTTCTTCGACGCGATCCAGGACCGCCGCGACCGCGAGACGATCCTGAAGCTGGCGGGCGAGGACCGGCGCGTCGTCGACGGACAGGAACTGCGCCCGGGCCAGACCATCGATCCGGAAGCGGAGCCCGAGACGGAACCCGCACCCGCCGGGGACAACGAGAGCAAGCCCGCTTCCTGA
- a CDS encoding fructosamine kinase family protein has translation MEPWIEVVGNLIASDTGEPFEPARRSGAGGGSISQGFVLAGIDGRRFFVKRNQLRLRPMFEAEAAGLKELARCAELRIPRALGVVAQGSACFLVLEHLELGGPAHGAGLGRGIAALHRITAPEFGWSMDNFIGSTPQPNGPCSDWVEFYRDERLAHQRRLARQNGARRALLDAVARLEQELGGFFPEYHPPPSLLHGDLWSGNWGFLPDGSPALFDPAVYYGDREADIAMMELFGHPGADFFAAYNERMPLDPGYAVRRELYNLYHILNHFNLFGGGYAAQAERMALGLLAQLR, from the coding sequence ATGGAACCCTGGATCGAAGTTGTCGGCAACCTGATCGCGAGCGATACCGGCGAGCCCTTTGAGCCGGCCAGGCGCAGCGGGGCTGGCGGAGGTTCGATCAGCCAGGGATTTGTCCTCGCGGGCATCGACGGACGGCGCTTCTTCGTAAAGAGGAACCAGCTTCGCCTCCGACCGATGTTCGAAGCCGAAGCCGCCGGCCTGAAGGAACTGGCACGCTGCGCGGAGCTGCGGATCCCCCGTGCCCTGGGCGTCGTCGCCCAGGGCAGTGCCTGCTTCCTGGTACTCGAACATCTGGAACTCGGCGGCCCGGCCCATGGCGCAGGGCTCGGCCGGGGGATCGCCGCGCTGCACCGGATCACGGCCCCGGAATTCGGCTGGAGCATGGACAACTTCATCGGCAGCACGCCGCAACCGAACGGCCCCTGCAGCGACTGGGTCGAATTCTACCGCGACGAGCGGCTGGCCCATCAGCGCCGGCTCGCCCGCCAGAACGGGGCCCGTCGGGCGCTGCTCGACGCCGTCGCCCGACTCGAACAGGAACTCGGCGGCTTCTTTCCCGAGTACCATCCACCGCCGTCGCTGCTGCATGGCGACCTCTGGAGCGGCAACTGGGGCTTTCTTCCCGACGGCTCGCCGGCGCTGTTCGACCCGGCCGTCTATTACGGTGACCGCGAGGCGGACATCGCGATGATGGAACTTTTCGGACACCCCGGGGCAGACTTCTTCGCGGCCTACAACGAGCGGATGCCGCTGGATCCCGGCTATGCCGTGCGCCGCGAACTCTACAACCTCTACCACATCCTGAACCACTTCAACCTGTTCGGCGGCGGTTACGCGGCACAGGCCGAACGCATGGCACTCGGCCTTCTGGCGCAGCTGCGCTGA